The Streptomyces rubrogriseus genomic sequence CGAGATCACGGCGTACGGGCCGCGCTTCCTCGCCCAGCTCGGCACCCCGCTGCTGCTGCTCGCCCCCTGGTCGTTGTCGCTGCTGCCGTTCGGCTTCTTCGACGAGGCCGGGCTCGAGTACGGCTCCTCGGCCGCCTCCGCCCTCGACCTGCTCGGCGCCAGCCCCGGCGGCCCCGGCACGGTGGGCGGGCTGCTCCTCCTCGGCATCGTGCTGGCCGCGCTGGCCGCCCTGCTGCGCTCCGAGCGGCAGTTGGGCGTCCGGACGGCCTGGGCCGTCGCCCTGGTGGCTCTGGTCTTCTCGGTGCTGTCCAACCGCTCGGCCTGGGCCGGCCCCGCCACCCTCGTCTACGGCATCGCCCTGCTGTCCGCCGCGACCCTCGGCGCCGACGGGGCGCGTTTCCGCGTGGCCGAGCAGAGCTTCGGCTGGCGCCAGCCGGTCGCCGCCCTGATCGCCCTCGCCTCGGCCCTCGGCCCGCTGATCGCCGCCGCCGGCTGGATGTTCGGCGGCGCCGACGGCCCCGTGGAGCGCCGCGATCCGGTGCAGGTGCCCGCGTTCGTCGCCGAGGAGAGCCACACCCGCGACCAGGCCCGCACCCTCGTCCTCGACAGCGACTCCGCCGCGCACGTGGGCTACATGCTGGTCCGCGGCTCCGGCGCCCGCCTCGGCGACGGCGAACTGGCCTCCGGCGACGGCGGGAACAGCACGCTGGACAAGGTCGTCGCCAACCTCGTGGCCGGCTCCGGCGCCGACCAGGCCGACCAGCTCGGCGGGTTCGCCGTGCGCTACGTGCTCGTGCACAAGGGCGCTCCCCGCGAGGTCATGCGCGTCCTGGACGCCACGCCCGGACTGAGCAGGCTCAGCCAGCAGGACGGCAGCGGACTGTGGCGGGTGGACCGGGAGGTCGCGCGCGCGACCATCGTCTCCGGCGACAAGGCCGCAGCCGGGAAATCCGGTGGCGGCGAGCCCGAGCCCGTGGCGGCCGGACCGGTGGAGATCCACACCGACATCAAGGGCGGCCCCGAGGGCCGTGTGCTGCGCCTCGCGGACACCGCCGCCGAGGGCTGGACCGCCACCCTGGACGGCAAGCCGCTCACCCGCACCACGGTCGACGGCTGGGCCCAGGGCTTCCAACTCCCCGCCTCCGGCGGTCGGCTGGACGTCACCTACGACGACCCGTTCACGCACACGGCCTGGCTGTGGGCGCAGGGACTCCTCGCCGTCGTCCTGGTCGTCCTCGCCCTGCCCGGCAGGCGCCGTGACGTCGACGACGACCTGCCCGACGAGCCGCTCGTCCCCGCCCAGCCCGTCGAGGGCGAAGGACGCCGGGCCCGGCGGCTGCGGGCCCAGGCCGAGGCGGAGGCCGAAGCCGAGGCCGGGGCCTTCGCGGAGGCGGACCCGGGCCCCGAGGCAGCGGGTGACGCCGCCGAGGTACCCGAAACACCGGTGCAGGCCCCCGTGCCGGTCCCGCAGCAGCAGGCGTACGGCGAATGGGACGCGACGGGCTACACCGGCGCCGGTTACGGCTCCTACGACGGCGGCTACGGCGGTGAGCAGTACCAGGGCGCCCAGCAGTACGACCCGGGCGCGTACGGACAGCAGCCGTACCAGGCGGCGGACCCGTACCAGGCGGACGCCTACCAGGGCGGTCACGGCGGCGAGGGCGGTCAGGGCGCGCAGTACGGGGCGGGGCAGTACGACCCCTACGCCTACGGCGACCCGGCGCAGGCTCAGGAGGGCGGGTACGACCCCGCCTACGACCAGTCGTACGGACAGGGCGGATACGACACGCCGTACGACCCTTCCCAGCCCCAGCAGCCCCAGCAGCCGCACGGCACGGGCAGTGAGCGTCCCGACGGGAGCCAGCAGTGAAGCGCACGACCCTGTCCCTGATCGCCTGTGCGACGGCGCTCGCCGCCGTCACCGGGTTCGCGGCGGTGTCCTCCCCGGAGGACTCCGGCACGGACACCGCCGCACCGGCCGCCCGGCTGCCCGTGGAGCGCACCAGTCTGCTGTGCCCGGCGCCCAGCACCTCCGACCTCGCCGAGACCGCGTACACGTCCTTCACGCCCGTCACGCAGGGCGCCGACGAGAAGGGCAGCGCCGCCCTCGTGGCGGCGGAGTCGGCCGACGCCAAGGACGGCGGAAAGTCCGACGAGAAGGGCGGGAAGGACGGCCGGCAGGAGAAGCCGGTCCTCCAGCCCAAGGCGCCCGGCACTCCCGTCGCCGGGAAGGCCACCGGCGCCGACACCCCCGCGTTCATCGGCACCGCCGAGGGAAGCAGCGCGCCCGGCTGGACGGTCCAGCAGACGACGGAGGTCGCCGCCGGGACGGGCCGGGGCCTACAGGGCGTCAACTGCACCGCGCCGGACACGGAGTTCTGGTTCCCGGGCGCCAGCACGGCGGCCGGCCGCACCGACTACGTGCACCTGACGAACCCCGACGACTCGGCGGCCGTCGTCGACATCGAGCTGTACGGCAAGGACGGAGTCCTCAAGTCCACGGTGGGGGAGGGCGTCACGGTGCCGCCGCACGGCAGCGAGTCCCTCCTGCTGTCCACGCTCAGCGACGTGAAGCAGACCGACCTGACCGTGCACGTCGGCGTGCGCAGCGGACGGCTCGGCGCCGCGGTGCAGGCCCTGGACGACAAGACCGGCGGCGACTGGCTGACCGCGGCCGCGGACCCGGCGGGCGACCTCGTACTGCCGGGCATCCCGAAGGACGCCACCGCCGTCCGCCTGGTGCTGTTCACGCCCGGCGGCACGGACGCCGACCTGAAGGTGCGGCTCGCCTCGCCGTCCGGGCTGATCACGCCCGCCGGTCATGAGACGGTGCACGTCAAGGCGGGCATGACCACCGGCGTCGACCTCGGTGAGGTCACCCGCGGCGAGGCGGGTTCGCTGGTGCTGACGCCGACGGACCGGTCCGTGCCGGTCGTGGCCGCGGTCCGGGTGGTGCGGGGCAAGGGCGACGAGCAGGAGTCCGCGTTCATCCCGGCCTCCGACCCGGTCGGTGCGCGCGCGACCGTCGCGGACAACCGCGCCAAGAGCACCACGCTGGCCCTCTCCGCGCCCGGCAAGGAGGCGCAGGTCAAGGTCACGGCGTCGGCGGGCACCGAGGGCGGCACGACGGCGACCAAGACGTACACGGTCAAGGCGGGCACCACCCAGAACGTCGACGCACCGGTTCCCGCGGGGCTCAAGGGCTCCTACGCGCTGACCGTCGAGACCGTCTCGGGCGGCCCGGTCCACGCGTCCCGCATCCTGACGGGTTCGGACGACGACGTGGCGGCGTTCACCGTCCAGACCCTCCCCGACGACCGGGGCACGGTCTCGGTGCCGAACGCGGACGAGGACCTGTCGGTGTTGCAGAAGTAGCGGCGGCGGGGCCGGGGCCCTCCGCCGCTCAGTCCTCCCCGTACCGCGGATCCACCGTCTCCGGCGTCAGCCCCAGCAGCTCCGCGACCTGCTCGACGACGACCTCGTGCACCAGCAGCGCCCGCTCGTCCCGCCCCTTGGTCCGGATCTCCACGGGTCGCCGGTAGACGACCACCCGCCCCCGCCGCCCGTCCCGCGAGGGCACCATGCCCCCGAGCGGGACCGCCTCGTCGTTCCAGGCCTCCCCGGCCTCGGCCGGGCGCGGCACGTCGAGGACGAGGAAGTCGATGTCGGCGAGCTGCGGCCAGCGCCGCTCCAGGCGCTCCACGGAGTCCTGCACCAGGTCCGCGAACACCTCGCCACGGCTCGCCGCGAGCGGCACCTGCGGGGGTGCGACCGGGCCGCGCATGCCCCGACCGTGGCGATCACGACGGCGGGGTCCTGGGCGGCCGGCATCACGGGGCGTCACGGGGTTGTCCATCACTGGTGAAGGGTAGTCCCCGCCGAGGGCGCGCGCCCGACCGCACACGCGCCGCGGGCGGCGTGGCAGCGGTGCGTTCCGCTTGTCGCCGGATGACCATTCCAGCCAAGGTTGGGCGCGATTCCGCATCTCTCCGCGACCGTGGAACTCAAGGTAAATGTCGTTGTTTGTATCGGGTCATGACCGCTTCCCGGGCCGCGCCGGGCCCCCCGAACCGGGGTCCGCGCAGGTCGAAGTGGCCTGTTCGGCAGGGTTCGTAGCACGTTTCACGCCACGACACGGGGGTGTGACCCGGTGGGGAGTCGTCGCGGCCCGCTCAAGAGTGCGGTACCGTCCAACATCGTGAGCCCTGTACGTCGCTGTTCGCGCACCGCCTGCGGCCGTCCCGCCGTCGCGACGCTGACGTACGTCTACGCCGACTCGACCGCGGTCCTCGGCCCGCTCGCCACCTACGCCGAACCCCACTGCTACGACCTGTGCGCCGAGCACTCCGAGCGCCTCACCGCCCCGCGCGGCTGGGAGGTCGTCCGCCTGCTCGACGGATCCGCCCCGGCCCGCCCCAGCGGTGACGACCTGGAAGCGCTTGCCAACGCGGTGCGCGAGGCGGCCCGGCCCCAGGAACGGGCGGCCGAGGCCGGCGGCGGCGCACGCACGGCCGACCCGATGGAGGTCGCGCGCCGCGGCCACCTGCGCGTGCTGCGCTCGCCGGACAACTGAGCCCCGTTCGAGGCACCCGCACCTTTCACTCGCAGTGGCCTCGGTCACATCCGTTGCTGCACACCCATTGACGCCTCCTTGTCGCGGACACGACCATTCCGGAAGCCGCGAGGAATCGCTTTCGCATGGCGGAATCCGGGGAGGCGTCCGTGTACGTGCAGGAACTGGAACCCGTCGCCGGTTCGCTCGGCCTGTCCGCCCTGGTGGCGGCCCTGCCACTGGTGATCGTCCTCGTGCTGCTGGGCGGCGTCCGCATGAAGGCGCACCTGGCGGGCCTCATCGGCCTCCTGGCCGCCGTACTGGTCGCCTGGCTCGCCTACGGCATGCCGCTCGACCAGACGGCCTCCAGCGCCGTCCAGGGAGCGGTTTTCGGCCTCTTCCCCATCCTGTGGATCGTCGTGAACGCCCTGTGGGTCTACCGGATGACCGTCCGCACCCGGCACTTCGACATCCTGCGCCGCTCCTTCGGCCGGCTGTCCGACGACCCCCGCATCCAGGCCCTCGTCGTCGCCTTCTGCTTCGGCGCCCTCCTGGAGGCCCTCGCCGGCTTCGGGGCGCCCGTCGCGATCTGCTCGGTCATGCTCGTCGCCCTCGGCTTCGACCCCGTACGCGCCGCCGTCGTCTCGCTGGTCGCCAACACCGCACCGGTCGCCTTCGGCGCGATGGGCACCCCGGTGGTGACGCTGGCCCAGGTCACCGGGCTGCCCCTGGACGACGTCGCCTCCGTGGTGGGCCGCCAGACGCCGCTGCTGGCCCTCGTCGTACCGCTGCTCCTGGTCGCCCTGGTGGACGGGCGGCGCGGACTGCGCGAGACCTGGATCCCCGCGCTGGCCTGCGGGGTCGCCTTCGCCGTCGCCCAGTTCGTCGCCTCCAACTACGTCTCCGCCCAGCTCGCCGACATCGCCGCCGCCCTGATCGGCGCCGGTGCGCTGGTCGCCGTACCGCACTCCCGCCGGCCCGCCGCCGAGCCCGTACGGGCGTCCGTGCTGACCGGCGCGCGCAGCGAGG encodes the following:
- a CDS encoding DUF5719 family protein gives rise to the protein MKRTTLSLIACATALAAVTGFAAVSSPEDSGTDTAAPAARLPVERTSLLCPAPSTSDLAETAYTSFTPVTQGADEKGSAALVAAESADAKDGGKSDEKGGKDGRQEKPVLQPKAPGTPVAGKATGADTPAFIGTAEGSSAPGWTVQQTTEVAAGTGRGLQGVNCTAPDTEFWFPGASTAAGRTDYVHLTNPDDSAAVVDIELYGKDGVLKSTVGEGVTVPPHGSESLLLSTLSDVKQTDLTVHVGVRSGRLGAAVQALDDKTGGDWLTAAADPAGDLVLPGIPKDATAVRLVLFTPGGTDADLKVRLASPSGLITPAGHETVHVKAGMTTGVDLGEVTRGEAGSLVLTPTDRSVPVVAAVRVVRGKGDEQESAFIPASDPVGARATVADNRAKSTTLALSAPGKEAQVKVTASAGTEGGTTATKTYTVKAGTTQNVDAPVPAGLKGSYALTVETVSGGPVHASRILTGSDDDVAAFTVQTLPDDRGTVSVPNADEDLSVLQK
- a CDS encoding metallopeptidase family protein; this encodes MDNPVTPRDAGRPGPRRRDRHGRGMRGPVAPPQVPLAASRGEVFADLVQDSVERLERRWPQLADIDFLVLDVPRPAEAGEAWNDEAVPLGGMVPSRDGRRGRVVVYRRPVEIRTKGRDERALLVHEVVVEQVAELLGLTPETVDPRYGED
- a CDS encoding DUF3499 domain-containing protein, with translation MGSRRGPLKSAVPSNIVSPVRRCSRTACGRPAVATLTYVYADSTAVLGPLATYAEPHCYDLCAEHSERLTAPRGWEVVRLLDGSAPARPSGDDLEALANAVREAARPQERAAEAGGGARTADPMEVARRGHLRVLRSPDN
- a CDS encoding L-lactate permease, translating into MYVQELEPVAGSLGLSALVAALPLVIVLVLLGGVRMKAHLAGLIGLLAAVLVAWLAYGMPLDQTASSAVQGAVFGLFPILWIVVNALWVYRMTVRTRHFDILRRSFGRLSDDPRIQALVVAFCFGALLEALAGFGAPVAICSVMLVALGFDPVRAAVVSLVANTAPVAFGAMGTPVVTLAQVTGLPLDDVASVVGRQTPLLALVVPLLLVALVDGRRGLRETWIPALACGVAFAVAQFVASNYVSAQLADIAAALIGAGALVAVPHSRRPAAEPVRASVLTGARSEELDERDPAREVVRAYAPYALIVAVFSVAQIPAVKDWLAKATQSYDWPFLDVLDPEGKPVGGNVFSWPIVSTGGTLVLFAGLATAVVLGVHARVAVKEWLATVHELRFAILTVTSVLALAYVMNLSGQAATIGHFVAAAGAGLAFLSPVLGWFGVAVSGSDTSANALFGALQVTAARESGLSPELLAAANSSGGVLGKMISPQNLTIACAAVGLAGREGDLLRKVLPWSLGLLLVMCLIVVGQSTAVLGWMLP